The following is a genomic window from Amycolatopsis australiensis.
CGAGAAAACGGGACATGGATCTCCTTCCACGGAAATTCTCGCCACCGCGACGCTCATTGTGAACCCCGATGACCGGACTGACTGTTATCGCCATTCGCGATAGGCTGGGTGCGTGCTGGACCCCCGCCTGTGCCGTTCCTTCCTCGCCGTCGCCGAGACGCGCAGCTTCACCGCGGCCGCGCGCCGGCTGGGTGTCGGGCAGCCGACCGTCAGCCAGCACGTCCGCCGCCTGGAGCGCGACTCCGGTGGGCTGCTCTTCGCCCGTGACACCCACACCGTCGAGCTCACCGCGCGCGGGCAGGCGATGCTGGGCTTCGCCCAGACCATTGTGGACACCGAAGAACGCGCGGAGCGCCATTTCCGCGGCGCCGAGCTGCGCGGCCGCGTGCGCTTCGGCGTCTCGGAGGACTTCGCGCTCGGCGAGCTGCCGGAGATCCTGCGCCGGCTGCGCCGCAGCCACCCGCTGGTGGACGTCGAGCTGACCGTCGAGCTGTCGGACGTCCTCACCCAGCGGCTGCGGGCCGGCCGGCTGGACCTGGTGCTGGGGAAGCGCCGCCCGGGCGCGCACCACGGCCGGCTGCTCTGGCGCGAGCCGCTGGTCTGGATCGGCTCGGCGGCCACCGTGCTGGAGCCGGGGCAGCCGGTGCCGCTGGTGCAGTACCCGATGCCGTCGATCACGCGGCAGCTCGCCGTCGAGGTCCTCGAACGCGCCGGTCTGGAGTGGCGGGCCGCGTGCCAGACGTCGAGCCTCACCGGCCTGCGCGCCGCCGCGGCGGCCGGGCTGGGCGTCACGCTGCACGCGCGGAGCCTGGTGCCCGCCGACCTCGTCCCGCTCGACGGCCTGCCCGAGCCGGGCGACATCGAGTTCATGCTGCTCGCCCGCGAGTCGACGGAAGGACCGGCGGCCGCGCTGGAGGAGTTCGTCCTGGAGTACGTCCGGCGCTAGTCGGCTTCGCCGGTCAGGAGTCTTCGCAGGCGGCCGAGCGCGCGGTGCTGGGCGACGCGGACGGCGCCGGGCGTGGACCCGACCGCCGCGGCCGTCTCCTCGGCGGACAGCCCGACGACCACCCGCAGCACGACGATCTCGCGCTGTTTCGGCGGCAGCACGTCCAGCAGCCGGGACAGCCGTTCGGTCAGCTCGGACCGCAGCGTCCGCTGCTCCGGCCCGTCGGCCTCGGAGACGCCGTCGGGCAGCTCGGCCACCGGGTCGGTGCGGTTGCGGGCCGCGGCGCGGTGCGCGTCGGCGACCTTGTGCTGGGCGATGCCGTAGACGAACGCGAGGAACGGGCGGCCCTGGTCGCGGTAGGACGGCAGCGCGGTCAGCACGGCCAGGCAGACCTCCTGCGCGACGTCGTCGGCCGAGGCGAACGACCGCTCGTACCGTCCGACGCGGGCCCGGCAGTAGCGCACCACCAGCGGGCGGATGGTCGCCAGCAGCCGGGCGGTCGCCGCGACGTCGCCCGCGATCGCGTCCGCGACCGGCTCGTCGTGCCGCCGCCAGTGCGCGGGGAACGCCTCGCGGGGCTGCGCCGCGGCGATCTCGCGGACGAGCGCACGGCCGCGCACGCGCAGCAGCGTGCCTTCCACGTCGAGGCCGACGCGCAGCGAGTCGTGCAGCGCGGCGTTGGACTCGCGCAGCAGCTCGGTGATCGCCCGATCCCCGTACTCGGTTGCCGGCATGGTGCTCACCCTTCCGTGTCCTGCTGGTCGCCGGGCGGTGCGGCCCGGTGGCGCCTGAGGCGTTCCCGCACGTGGCGGAGGTTGGAGCGGACGGTCGCGGGCGGGATCCGCAGTGCCCGCGCGATCTGGGTGGGCGTGAACCCGTCGAGGGACCACGCCAGCACCATCCGCTGCTGGCCGGGCAGGGAGGCGAGCAGGCCGAGCAGGTCGGCGTGCTGCTCGACCAGGGCGGCCAGCTTCTCGTCGTCGCGCGGATCACCCGCCAGGCTCCAGTCCGCGCGCGCGTCACCCGCCGTGTCGAGCAGCCGCCCGGCGACCCGGCGGACCCAGGCGCGCGGGTCATCGAGCGCCGGCCACGCCTCCAGCGCGTGCAGCATCGCCTCGGCGGCGGCGTCGCGGGCCGTCTCGACCTCGAACCCGGCCTTGCAGAGGAACGCCACGAGCGGGGGGAACTCGGCGCGGAAGAACGCGTCGAAGCCGTCGTCACCGCACACGGACCCTCACCACCCCTCGCCTCCGAAGAACAAGTGCGCTGGGGTGACCGCCACGTGTAACGATCCGGTCAAGACTGCCCGGGAGGAGTAATGCGCTGCACCGGACCGGTGACGGGATGTGACGAATGGGCGCGGGCAAGCCGGGTACCCGGATTCGATGACCCAGCGAGACACGGTCCGGCGCCTGCTCGAAGCGGCCGGCCGGACCTACGCCGAGGAAGCCGGGATCAGGCTCGCCGACAAGCCGGCGCCGCTGTACCGGCTGCTGGTGCTGTCGGTGCTGCTCTCGACCCGGATCAAGGCGGCCATCGCGGTCGCCGCGGCCCGCGAGCTGCAGGCGGCGGGGATGGGCACGGCCGGGGCGATGGCGGAGGCGCCGTGGCGGCGGCGCGTGGACGCGCTCGGCCGCGCGCACTACAAGCGCTACGACGAGCAGACGGCCACAGCGCTCGGCGAAGGTGCCCGGCTCGTCCTGGACGGCTACCGCGGCGACCTGAGACGGCTGCGCGAGGCCGCGAACGGCGAATTCCGGACACTGGCGCGGCTGCTCGGGAAAGTGCCGCGGCTGGGTCCGGTCGGGGCCGGCATCTTCGCCAGGGAGGTGCAGCTGGTGTGGCCGGAGTTTCGGCCCCACCTCGACCGGAAAGCCTTGCAGGGCGCGGAAAAGCTGGGTCTGCCCGCTCAGCCGGACCGGCTCGCGAAGCTGGCCGGGCCGGACCGCGTGGCGCACCTGGCCGCGGCGCTCGTCCGGGTCACGCTGGAGCGCGGTCTCGCCGATCGGGTGACGTGATCGACATCGAGATCCCGGGAAGAGAGGCGTACTCTCATGTGTTGCAGTCTTGGTTGCCCGGAGGGTGAGCCGGGGACCGAAGCCAAAACCCCTTGACCGCCGCGGTCGCGTTCGCGCGTCCACCGGGATCAAGTCGGTTGACTCGCCGTGACAATGGGAATGAGAAAAGACAGAGGGAGGTGAACGAAGGAAATGGAAGCCACGATGACGGGCTGGGCGGAACTCGCGGCCTGCAAGGACGAGGACCCGGAACTGTTCTTCCCGATCTCCGAGGTCGGCCCCGGCGCCCGCCAGACGGCGCAGGCGAAGGCCGTGTGCGCGCGCTGCCCGGTGCGCGCCGAATGCCTCGGCTACGCGCTCGACAACGGCCTCGACCACGGCGTTTTCGGCGGCACCACCGCGGACGAACGGCGCCGGCTGGCGCGGACGGCCCCGCAGCGGCACCGAGCTGCCTGACTCGCCGCCCGGTGACCTCTCCCCGGCGGCCTCGAGCCAAAACACGGAAACCGGAAGAATTTCGAATCCGGCCTGACGTGTGCGCCCGGGCGGGTGATTCCCCGTGAATCACCTGCCCGGGCTTTTTTCACCGTGCGCCGGTATTCCCGGCGTGCTCAATCGCCGGGCCAGGTCTCCGGCAGATCCCACGCCGCGGCGGAGGCGGATTCGAACGCGGCCATCGCCGTGACCAGCCCGTCTTCGACGGTGAGCAGGCTCACCCCGAACCACCGGTACGCGTCTTCGCCGGGGCGTCGCAGGTAGGTCGCGACCGCGGGCTGGCGGTTGGCGCGTGTCGCACGCATCCGGAACCGCCCGACGCAGTGCGGCGACCCGGGATCCAGGGACAGCGCGAGTGCCGCCACGATGGCGTCACGGCTGCCGAACCACAAGGTGTAGGGCGGCATGACGGCTTGGGCGTCTTCGTGGAGCAGCCGCGCGACGGCTCGGTGGTCACCCGCCTCGTAGGCGGCGACGAATCGCT
Proteins encoded in this region:
- a CDS encoding RNA polymerase sigma factor translates to MCGDDGFDAFFRAEFPPLVAFLCKAGFEVETARDAAAEAMLHALEAWPALDDPRAWVRRVAGRLLDTAGDARADWSLAGDPRDDEKLAALVEQHADLLGLLASLPGQQRMVLAWSLDGFTPTQIARALRIPPATVRSNLRHVRERLRRHRAAPPGDQQDTEG
- a CDS encoding sigma-70 family RNA polymerase sigma factor — encoded protein: MAAAQPREAFPAHWRRHDEPVADAIAGDVAATARLLATIRPLVVRYCRARVGRYERSFASADDVAQEVCLAVLTALPSYRDQGRPFLAFVYGIAQHKVADAHRAAARNRTDPVAELPDGVSEADGPEQRTLRSELTERLSRLLDVLPPKQREIVVLRVVVGLSAEETAAAVGSTPGAVRVAQHRALGRLRRLLTGEAD
- a CDS encoding endonuclease; protein product: MTQRDTVRRLLEAAGRTYAEEAGIRLADKPAPLYRLLVLSVLLSTRIKAAIAVAAARELQAAGMGTAGAMAEAPWRRRVDALGRAHYKRYDEQTATALGEGARLVLDGYRGDLRRLREAANGEFRTLARLLGKVPRLGPVGAGIFAREVQLVWPEFRPHLDRKALQGAEKLGLPAQPDRLAKLAGPDRVAHLAAALVRVTLERGLADRVT
- a CDS encoding WhiB family transcriptional regulator — translated: MEATMTGWAELAACKDEDPELFFPISEVGPGARQTAQAKAVCARCPVRAECLGYALDNGLDHGVFGGTTADERRRLARTAPQRHRAA
- a CDS encoding LysR family transcriptional regulator, with the translated sequence MLDPRLCRSFLAVAETRSFTAAARRLGVGQPTVSQHVRRLERDSGGLLFARDTHTVELTARGQAMLGFAQTIVDTEERAERHFRGAELRGRVRFGVSEDFALGELPEILRRLRRSHPLVDVELTVELSDVLTQRLRAGRLDLVLGKRRPGAHHGRLLWREPLVWIGSAATVLEPGQPVPLVQYPMPSITRQLAVEVLERAGLEWRAACQTSSLTGLRAAAAAGLGVTLHARSLVPADLVPLDGLPEPGDIEFMLLARESTEGPAAALEEFVLEYVRR